One window of Nymphaea colorata isolate Beijing-Zhang1983 chromosome 11, ASM883128v2, whole genome shotgun sequence genomic DNA carries:
- the LOC116264723 gene encoding T-complex protein 1 subunit beta — translation MAVEKLLKDEATQEKGERARMASFVGAMAIADLVKTTLGPKGMDKILQSAGRGHSVTVTNDGATILKSLHIDNPAAKVLVDISKVQDDEVGDGTTSVVVLAGELLREAEKLIAMKIHPMTIISGYRMAAECARNALTQKTKDNKENPEKFRSDLTKIATTTLCSKILSQDKEHFAKLAVDAVMRLKGSTNLESIQIIKKAGGSLKDSFLDEGFILDKKIGVGQPKRIENAKILVANTAMDTDKVKIYGARVRVDSMARVAQIEGAEKEKMKEKVQKIISHGINCFVNRQLIYNFPEELFADAGVLAIEHADFDGIERLALVTGGEIASTFDDPGSVKLGHCKLIEEIMIGEDKLIHFSGVEMGQACTIVLRGASSHVLDEAERSLHDALCVLSQTVTDSRVLLGGGWPEMVMCREVDELARRTPGKKSLAIEAFSRALQSIPTIIADNAGLDSADLIAQLRAEHHKSETNAGIDVITGAVGDMEKLGISESFKVKQAILLSATEAAEMILRVDEIITCAPRKREDRV, via the exons GCATCCTTTGTTGGTGCCATGGCAATTGCTGATTTAGTCAAAACCACTCTAGGCCCTAAAGGAATG GATAAGATATTGCAGTCTGCAGGGAGAGGGCACAGTGTCACTGTTACAAATGATGGTGCTACGATCTTGAAATCACTTCATATTGACAATCCAGCCGCTAAAGTTCTAGTTG ATATTTCAAAAGTTCAAGATGATGAGGTTGGTGATGGAACTACATCAGTAGTTGTCTTGGCTGGAGAGCTGTTAAGAGAAGCTGAGAAGTTGATAGCGATGAAGATCCATCCAATGACAATTATTTCTG GTTATAGGATGGCTGCTGAATGTGCTCGAAATGCTTtgacacaaaaaacaaaagataataaGGAGAATCCAG AGAAATTCAGGTCGGACTTGACAAAAATTGCAACGACGACACTTTGTTCAAAGATTCTTTCTCAAGATAAAGAACATTTTGCAAAATTAGCAGTGGATGCTGTCATGAGGCTTAAG GGTAGCACCAATTTAGAGTCCATCCAGATCATTAAGAAGGCTGGGGGTTCATTGAAAGACTCATTCCTAGATGAAGG GTTCATTTTAGACAAAAAAATTGGTGTTGGACAACCAAAACGCattgaaaatgcaaaaattttGGTGGCAAATACTGCTATGGACACTGATAAGGTAAAAATTTATGGTGCTCGAGTGCGTGTGGACTCAATGGCCAGGGTTGCTCAGATTGAAGGagcagaaaaggagaaaatgaaagagaaggtGCAGAAGATTATTTCTCATGGCATTAATTGCTTTGTCAATAGACAGCTGATATACAACTTTCCTGAGGAACTCTTTGCTGATGCTGGAGTCCTGGCAATTGAGCATGCCGATTTTGATGGAATAGAACGTCTTGCTTTAGTAACTGGCGGAGAAATTGCTTCAACATTTGATGACCCTGGTTCTGTTAAACTCGGGCATTGCAAACTTATTGAAGAAATCATGATTGGGGAAGATAAGTTGATCCATTTTTCTGGTGTAGAGATGGGACAGGCATGCACCATTGTATTAAGAGGTGCTAG TTCTCATGTGTTAGATGAAGCTGAACGGTCGTTGCATGATGCACTGTGTGTACTATCCCAAACTGTGACTGACAGCAGAGTATTGCTTGGAGGAGGTTGGCCTGAAATGGTGATGTGCAGAGAAGTTGATGAGCTTGCTAGGAGAACACCAGGAAAGAAGTCTCTGGCTATCGAGGCATTCTCTCGTGCACTCCAGTCTATTCCAACTATTATCGCTGACAATGCAGGTCTAGATAGTGCAGACTTGATTGCACAATTGCGTGCTGAGCACCACAAATCTGAGACTAACGCTGGAATTGATGTCATAACTGGCGCT GTTGGGGACATGGAGAAACTTGGAATATCCGAGTCATTTAAAGTGAAGCAAGCTATTCTGCTCTCTGCAACGGAGGCTGCTGAGATGATACTCAGAGTTGATGAGATTATTACTTGTGCACCACGGAAGAGGGAAGATAGGGTGTGA